In Lacinutrix sp. Bg11-31, the DNA window CAGCTGCTAAGCAAATAATAAAAGAATTTCCCACAACCAAAATACTGGCCTTTTCTATGTTCGATCAATTAGATGCAATCGAGCAAATGTTAGAAGCTGGCGCAAAAGGATATATACTAAAAAACTCTTCTTTAAACGAAGTACTATTAGCTATAAGAACTATTCATAAAGGTGAAAAATATTTCGACAAAAATATAGACACTAACGCACTAGGCAAAGAAAAAAACAATAGCAAAAAAGGGCTATTAACTAAAAGACAAATTGAAATTCTACACTTGGTAGCTCAAGGAAAAACCTCTCGTGAAATTGCCGAGCAGCTCTTT includes these proteins:
- a CDS encoding response regulator transcription factor, which codes for MIRLAIAEDHQSLIDGLELLLKYEEGISIVGTANDGEQLLEIVRLKQPNVVITDIRMPKMDGITAAKQIIKEFPTTKILAFSMFDQLDAIEQMLEAGAKGYILKNSSLNEVLLAIRTIHKGEKYFDKNIDTNALGKEKNNSKKGLLTKRQIEILHLVAQGKTSREIAEQLFIGIHTVDTHRKNMIRILGLKGKGELMRYALEKKYTFKNTRN